A genomic window from Alkalihalobacillus sp. AL-G includes:
- the rpoC gene encoding DNA-directed RNA polymerase subunit beta' codes for MIDVNNFEYMKIGLASPDKIRSWSRGEVKKPETINYRTLKPEKDGLFCERIFGPTKDWECHCGKYKRVRYKGVVCDRCGVEVTRAKVRRERMGHIELAAQVSHIWYFKGIPSRMGLVLDMSPRALEEVIYFASWVVTETGETPLEKKQLLSEKEYRAYREKYGKGFNAQMGAEAIKKLLEDIDLPKEVEILKEELKTAQGQRRTRAIKRLEVLEAFRHSGNDTDWMILDVLPVIPPELRPMVQLDGGRFATSDLNDLYRRVINRNNRLKRLLDLGAPNIIVQNEKRMLQEAVDALIDNGRRGRPVTGPGNRPLKSLSHMLKGKQGRFRQNLLGKRVDYSGRSVIVVGPNLKMYQCGLPKEMALELFKPFVMKELVNKGIAHNIKSAKRKVERVQPEVWDVLEEVIKEHPVLLNRAPTLHRLGIQAFEPTLVEGRAIRLHPLVCTAYNADFDGDQMAVHVPLSAEAQAEARILMLAAQNILNPKDGKPVVTPSQDMVLGNYYLTLERKDAIGEGMIFNDTNEAVTAYHNGFAHLHTRVAIPAKVLGKASFTEEQNRKLLLTTVGKLIFNEILPPSFPYINEPTEYNLEVATPEKYFVDPTVNIKEELKERDLISPFKKGILGKIIAEVFKRFKITETSKMLDRMKDLGFKYATKAGITVGVSDIVVLSEKQEILAEAEEKVTNVLKQFRRGLITEEERYDRVIAIWSNCKDVIQEKLMVSLDNMNPIFMMSDSGARGNASNFTQLAGMRGLMANPAGQIIELPIKSSFREGLTVLEYFISTHGARKGLADTALKTADSGYLTRRLVDVAQDVIVREKDCGTDRGLPVRAIKEGNEVIEPLEERLIGRVAFKTVKNPETDGVIVKRNDLITEDIAKEIIEVGVEEVVIRSAFTCNTRHGVCNLCYGRNLATGTEVEVGEAVGIIAAQSIGEPGTQLTMRTFHTGGVAGDDITQGLPRIQELFEARNPKGQAVISELDGKVTAINEVRDKREITVQGEAESRSYTVPYGARIKVRVDDEVIGGQELTEGSIDPKELIKVAGIEAVQDYLLREVQKVYRMQGVEIGDKHVEVMVRQMMRKVRVIEAGDTNVLPGSLMDINRFTDVNTDVLLKGGRPATGRPMLLGITKASLETESFLSAASFQETTRVLTDAAIKGKRDELLGLKENVIIGKLVPAGTGMSRYRNIVPAGEETTKPEVTEDAVKTEELVTQD; via the coding sequence TTGATCGATGTAAATAACTTTGAGTATATGAAAATTGGTCTTGCTTCACCGGATAAAATCCGCTCTTGGTCCCGTGGTGAAGTTAAGAAGCCGGAAACAATTAATTACCGAACGTTAAAACCAGAAAAGGATGGACTTTTCTGTGAGCGTATTTTCGGACCAACGAAAGACTGGGAGTGTCATTGCGGTAAATACAAACGAGTCCGTTATAAGGGCGTCGTTTGTGACCGCTGTGGCGTAGAAGTTACAAGAGCTAAAGTTCGTCGTGAGCGAATGGGCCATATTGAATTGGCAGCACAAGTTTCTCACATCTGGTACTTTAAAGGCATTCCAAGCCGAATGGGTCTTGTACTTGATATGTCACCTCGTGCTCTCGAGGAAGTAATCTATTTTGCTTCCTGGGTTGTTACAGAAACCGGCGAAACACCGCTGGAGAAGAAACAGCTTTTATCTGAAAAAGAATATCGAGCGTACCGTGAAAAGTATGGAAAAGGATTTAATGCACAAATGGGTGCAGAAGCAATTAAAAAGCTCCTTGAGGATATCGATCTTCCTAAAGAAGTGGAAATTTTAAAAGAAGAGTTGAAAACCGCACAAGGGCAACGACGTACTCGTGCGATTAAACGTCTTGAAGTGCTGGAAGCATTCCGTCATTCCGGAAATGATACGGACTGGATGATTCTTGACGTACTTCCTGTCATCCCGCCGGAATTACGCCCAATGGTACAGCTTGATGGAGGACGATTTGCGACTTCTGACTTGAATGACTTGTATCGTCGAGTCATCAACCGAAATAACCGTTTAAAAAGGTTGTTGGATCTTGGAGCACCGAACATTATCGTTCAAAACGAGAAGCGTATGCTCCAGGAGGCAGTTGATGCTTTGATCGACAACGGGCGTCGTGGTCGACCAGTTACAGGGCCAGGAAATCGTCCACTCAAATCCCTTTCTCATATGTTAAAAGGGAAGCAAGGACGATTCCGTCAAAACCTGCTCGGTAAACGTGTTGACTATTCAGGTCGATCAGTTATCGTGGTAGGTCCTAACCTGAAAATGTATCAATGTGGACTTCCTAAGGAAATGGCTCTTGAACTATTCAAGCCTTTCGTTATGAAGGAGCTCGTAAACAAAGGTATTGCTCATAATATTAAGAGTGCCAAACGTAAAGTTGAACGTGTTCAGCCTGAAGTTTGGGATGTTCTTGAAGAAGTGATTAAAGAGCACCCAGTACTCTTAAACCGTGCACCAACGCTTCACCGTCTAGGTATTCAGGCATTTGAACCAACGCTTGTTGAAGGTCGTGCGATTCGATTGCACCCGCTTGTTTGTACAGCATACAATGCGGACTTCGATGGAGACCAAATGGCCGTCCACGTACCGCTATCAGCGGAAGCACAGGCAGAAGCGCGTATACTTATGCTAGCGGCTCAGAACATTCTGAATCCTAAGGATGGTAAACCAGTTGTTACACCTTCACAGGATATGGTGTTAGGAAACTATTACCTGACGCTAGAGCGTAAAGATGCTATTGGTGAAGGTATGATTTTCAATGATACAAATGAAGCGGTCACCGCTTATCATAATGGTTTTGCACATTTGCACACACGTGTAGCGATACCGGCAAAAGTGCTTGGAAAAGCATCATTTACAGAAGAGCAGAACCGCAAGTTGTTATTGACAACGGTCGGTAAGTTGATCTTTAATGAAATCTTGCCTCCATCGTTCCCATATATCAACGAACCAACTGAGTACAATCTCGAGGTTGCTACACCAGAGAAGTACTTTGTTGACCCAACTGTAAATATTAAGGAAGAACTTAAGGAACGAGACCTTATTTCACCGTTTAAGAAGGGGATTCTTGGTAAAATCATTGCGGAAGTGTTCAAGCGTTTCAAAATTACTGAAACGTCTAAGATGCTCGACCGTATGAAGGACCTTGGATTTAAATATGCGACGAAGGCCGGTATTACAGTAGGTGTATCTGATATCGTCGTCCTTTCTGAAAAACAAGAAATTCTTGCAGAGGCCGAAGAAAAAGTAACCAACGTTCTTAAGCAGTTCCGTCGCGGTCTTATTACGGAAGAAGAACGTTATGATCGCGTTATTGCAATCTGGAGTAATTGTAAAGACGTCATCCAGGAAAAACTCATGGTTTCACTCGATAACATGAACCCGATTTTCATGATGAGTGACTCAGGAGCCCGAGGTAACGCTTCTAACTTTACACAGCTTGCAGGTATGCGTGGACTTATGGCGAACCCGGCTGGACAGATTATCGAATTACCGATCAAGTCCAGCTTCCGTGAAGGATTGACGGTTCTCGAATACTTTATCTCTACACACGGTGCTCGTAAAGGACTTGCTGATACCGCACTTAAGACTGCTGACTCGGGTTATCTGACGCGACGTCTTGTTGATGTTGCCCAGGACGTAATTGTCCGCGAAAAAGATTGCGGAACCGACCGCGGTTTACCAGTTCGTGCAATAAAAGAAGGCAATGAAGTAATCGAACCACTCGAAGAACGACTGATTGGTCGTGTTGCATTTAAAACAGTTAAGAATCCTGAAACTGATGGTGTCATCGTTAAGCGTAACGATCTGATTACAGAAGACATCGCTAAGGAAATCATCGAAGTAGGCGTTGAAGAGGTTGTTATCCGTTCCGCGTTTACTTGTAATACACGGCATGGTGTGTGTAACCTTTGCTACGGACGTAATCTAGCTACTGGAACTGAAGTTGAAGTAGGCGAAGCTGTAGGTATCATTGCTGCTCAATCAATCGGTGAACCTGGTACACAGCTTACGATGCGTACCTTCCATACTGGCGGGGTTGCTGGAGACGATATTACACAAGGTTTACCACGTATTCAGGAATTGTTTGAAGCACGTAACCCGAAAGGTCAGGCAGTCATTTCAGAGCTTGATGGAAAAGTCACTGCAATCAATGAAGTGCGTGATAAGCGTGAGATCACTGTTCAAGGTGAAGCAGAAAGCCGTTCCTATACGGTACCTTACGGAGCTCGTATTAAAGTACGAGTAGACGACGAAGTGATTGGTGGTCAAGAACTAACAGAAGGTTCCATCGATCCGAAAGAATTGATTAAGGTCGCTGGAATTGAAGCTGTTCAAGACTATCTGCTCCGAGAAGTTCAGAAGGTATACCGTATGCAAGGGGTAGAAATCGGCGACAAACACGTTGAAGTAATGGTTCGTCAAATGATGCGTAAAGTTCGTGTTATTGAAGCGGGCGATACGAATGTACTTCCAGGATCACTTATGGATATCAATCGTTTCACCGATGTGAACACGGATGTATTGCTTAAAGGCGGTCGACCTGCTACAGGACGTCCAATGCTTCTCGGTATTACAAAAGCATCTCTTGAAACTGAATCATTCCTGTCTGCTGCTTCATTCCAGGAAACAACTCGTGTCCTGACAGATGCGGCAATTAAAGGAAAGCGTGATGAATTACTCGGCTTAAAAGAAAATGTCATCATCGGTAAACTTGTACCAGCAGGAACTGGAATGTCTCGTTATCGAAACATTGTACCTGCAGGTGAAGAAACAACCAAACCAGAAGTAACTGAAGACGCAGTAAAAACTGAAGAATTGGTTACTCAAGATTAA
- a CDS encoding 50S ribosomal protein L7ae-like protein — translation MSYEKVLQANDIIVGTKQTIKALQNGEVKELVVAGDADLRITNKVVHVAKEKNVPVIQVESMKKLGKACGIDVGAATVAIKG, via the coding sequence ATGTCTTATGAAAAAGTACTGCAGGCTAATGATATTATTGTTGGTACGAAGCAAACGATTAAAGCCCTTCAGAATGGGGAAGTTAAAGAACTCGTCGTTGCGGGTGACGCTGATCTTCGCATTACGAACAAGGTTGTTCACGTTGCGAAAGAGAAGAATGTCCCTGTTATCCAAGTCGAATCTATGAAAAAGCTTGGAAAAGCATGCGGGATCGACGTAGGAGCAGCGACTGTTGCGATAAAAGGATAA
- the rpsL gene encoding 30S ribosomal protein S12, translating into MPTINQLVRKGRHSKGKKSDSPALNKGYNSFKKVNTDLSSPQKRGVCTRVGTLTPKKPNSALRKYARVRLTNQIEVTAYIPGIGHNLQEHSVVLIRGGRVKDLPGVRYHIVRGALDTAGVNDRRQGRSKYGTKRPKAEKK; encoded by the coding sequence ATGCCTACAATTAATCAATTAGTACGTAAGGGACGTCATTCTAAAGGTAAAAAGTCTGACTCACCTGCACTAAATAAAGGCTACAACAGCTTTAAGAAAGTAAACACAGATCTTTCTTCTCCGCAAAAACGTGGAGTATGTACTCGTGTAGGAACACTGACACCGAAGAAGCCGAACTCAGCGCTACGTAAGTACGCTCGTGTACGTTTGACAAACCAGATTGAAGTAACAGCTTATATTCCTGGAATCGGACACAACCTGCAAGAGCACAGCGTAGTACTTATTCGCGGAGGTCGTGTAAAAGACTTACCGGGGGTCCGTTATCACATCGTACGTGGTGCGCTTGATACTGCTGGTGTTAACGATCGTAGACAAGGCCGTTCTAAGTATGGAACTAAAAGGCCTAAGGCTGAAAAGAAATAA
- the rpsG gene encoding 30S ribosomal protein S7 — protein MPRKGPVERRDVLPDPIYNSKLVTRLINKIMVDGKRGVAQKLLYNSFNIVKDRTNQDPMEVLDQALKNIMPVLEVRARRVGGANYQVPVEVRPERRATLGLRWLVNYSRLRGEKTMEERLAYEIMDAANNTGSSVKKREDMHKMAEANKAFAHYRW, from the coding sequence ATGCCTCGTAAAGGACCTGTAGAACGTCGTGATGTATTACCTGATCCGATTTATAATTCTAAGCTTGTTACGCGCCTTATCAACAAAATTATGGTTGATGGTAAAAGAGGTGTAGCACAAAAGCTTTTATATAACTCTTTCAATATCGTAAAGGACCGCACTAACCAGGACCCGATGGAAGTGCTTGACCAAGCGCTTAAGAACATCATGCCTGTGCTTGAAGTACGTGCACGTCGTGTTGGTGGTGCAAACTATCAGGTACCAGTTGAAGTTCGCCCGGAGCGTCGAGCAACTTTAGGATTACGCTGGTTGGTTAACTATTCTCGTCTTCGTGGTGAAAAAACCATGGAAGAAAGACTTGCTTATGAAATCATGGATGCTGCTAACAACACTGGATCATCTGTTAAAAAGCGTGAAGATATGCACAAAATGGCAGAAGCAAATAAAGCATTTGCTCACTACCGTTGGTAA
- the fusA gene encoding elongation factor G, whose product MAREFSLKDTRNIGIMAHIDAGKTTTTERILFYTGRIHKIGETHEGASQMDWMEQEQERGITITSAATTAQWKNHRINIIDTPGHVDFTVEVERSLRVLDGAVAVLDAQSGVEPQTETVWRQATTYHVPRIVFVNKMDKIGADFLYSLGTLRERLGANAHAIQLPIGAEDDFEGIIDLVEMKAYFYEDDLGTRSSAREIPEEYKELAEEHHSKLVEAAAELDEELMMKYLEGEELTIDELKAAIRKGTTDVEFYPVLCGSAFKNKGVQLVLDAAIDYLPSPLDVPAIKGFIPETEEEVTRPSDDKGPFSALAFKVMTDPYVGKLTFFRVYSGTLDSGSYVQNSTKGKRERVGRILQMHANSREEIATVYSGDIAAAVGLKDTSTGDTLCDEKSLVILESMEFPDPVISLSVEPKSKADQDKMGIALAKLAEEDPTFRTETNTETGQTIISGMGELHLDIIVDRMKREFKVEANVGAPQVAYRETIRKAAKVEGKFVRQSGGRGQYGHVWIEFEPNEEGAGFEFENKIVGGVVPREYIPAVQNGIQEALQNGMIAGYQLIDLKARIVDGSYHDVDSNEMAFKIAGSMALKNAKQYCNPVLLEPMMKVEVVIPEEYMGDIMGDVTARRGRVEGMEARGNAQVIRAMVPLSEMFGYATTLRSRTQGRGVYSMHFDHYEEVPKSISEEIIKKVSGE is encoded by the coding sequence ATGGCAAGAGAGTTCTCCTTGAAAGATACACGTAATATCGGAATCATGGCACATATCGATGCTGGTAAAACGACGACTACTGAGCGTATTTTGTTCTACACCGGTCGTATTCATAAAATTGGAGAAACCCATGAAGGGGCTTCTCAAATGGACTGGATGGAGCAGGAGCAAGAGCGCGGGATCACGATTACATCCGCTGCTACAACTGCTCAGTGGAAAAATCATCGTATTAACATCATCGACACACCTGGACACGTAGACTTCACAGTTGAAGTTGAACGTTCATTACGTGTATTGGACGGGGCTGTTGCGGTACTTGATGCTCAATCCGGAGTTGAACCGCAAACGGAAACGGTATGGCGTCAAGCTACGACATACCATGTACCTCGTATTGTATTTGTAAATAAGATGGACAAAATCGGAGCAGACTTCCTCTACTCCCTTGGAACACTTCGTGAACGTCTGGGTGCTAACGCCCATGCGATCCAGCTTCCAATCGGAGCAGAAGACGACTTCGAAGGAATCATTGATCTAGTAGAAATGAAAGCATACTTCTATGAAGATGATCTTGGTACACGTTCAAGTGCTAGAGAGATTCCTGAAGAGTATAAAGAGCTTGCAGAAGAACATCACAGCAAGCTTGTCGAAGCTGCTGCTGAGCTTGATGAAGAATTGATGATGAAGTATCTAGAAGGTGAAGAGCTTACAATTGATGAATTGAAAGCTGCGATCCGTAAAGGTACAACTGATGTTGAATTCTACCCTGTTCTTTGCGGATCTGCGTTTAAGAACAAAGGTGTTCAGCTCGTACTTGATGCAGCGATCGACTACTTACCATCACCTCTAGACGTACCGGCAATTAAAGGTTTCATTCCGGAAACAGAAGAGGAAGTAACTCGCCCATCTGATGATAAGGGACCATTCTCAGCTTTAGCATTTAAAGTTATGACAGACCCTTATGTTGGTAAATTGACGTTCTTCCGCGTTTATTCTGGTACGCTAGATTCTGGGTCTTACGTTCAAAACTCAACTAAAGGTAAGCGTGAACGTGTAGGACGTATCCTGCAAATGCACGCGAACTCTCGTGAAGAGATTGCTACTGTTTACTCCGGGGACATCGCTGCTGCGGTTGGACTTAAGGATACTTCAACAGGGGACACACTTTGTGATGAGAAGAGTCTTGTAATTCTTGAATCAATGGAATTCCCTGACCCAGTTATCTCACTTTCCGTTGAGCCTAAATCTAAAGCTGACCAAGATAAGATGGGAATCGCACTTGCAAAGTTGGCTGAAGAGGATCCTACGTTCAGAACTGAAACGAACACTGAAACAGGTCAAACGATCATTTCTGGTATGGGTGAGCTTCACCTTGATATCATCGTAGACCGTATGAAGCGTGAGTTTAAAGTTGAAGCAAACGTAGGTGCTCCACAGGTTGCATACCGTGAAACCATTCGTAAGGCTGCGAAGGTTGAAGGGAAGTTCGTACGACAATCCGGTGGACGTGGACAATATGGACACGTTTGGATCGAGTTCGAACCAAACGAAGAAGGTGCAGGATTTGAATTTGAGAACAAGATCGTCGGTGGTGTTGTACCGCGTGAATACATTCCTGCGGTACAGAACGGTATTCAAGAAGCTCTTCAAAACGGTATGATCGCAGGTTATCAGCTTATCGACTTGAAAGCTAGAATCGTCGACGGTTCTTACCACGATGTTGACTCAAATGAAATGGCGTTCAAGATTGCCGGATCAATGGCATTGAAAAACGCGAAGCAATACTGTAACCCAGTTCTTCTTGAACCAATGATGAAGGTTGAAGTTGTTATTCCTGAAGAATACATGGGTGACATCATGGGAGATGTAACAGCTCGCCGTGGACGTGTTGAAGGTATGGAAGCACGTGGTAACGCTCAAGTCATTCGTGCGATGGTACCACTTTCAGAAATGTTCGGTTACGCAACTACACTTCGTTCTAGAACACAAGGTCGTGGAGTATACTCCATGCACTTCGATCATTACGAAGAGGTACCGAAGTCCATTTCTGAAGAAATCATTAAAAAAGTAAGCGGAGAGTAA
- the tuf gene encoding elongation factor Tu, which translates to MAKEKFDRSKSHVNIGTIGHVDHGKTTLTAAITTVLHKKSGKGEARAYDSIDGAPEERERGITIATAHVEYETDSRHYAHVDCPGHADYVKNMITGAAQMDGAILVVSAADGPMPQTREHILLSRNVGVPFIVVFLNKCDMVDDEELLELVEMEVRDLLSEYDFPGDDVPVVKGSALKALEGEDEWEAKIFELMDAVDEYIPTPERDSDKPFMMPVEDVFSITGRGTVATGRVERGQVKVGDEIEILGLAEESKKTTVTGVEMFRKLLDYAEAGDNIGALLRGVSREDIERGQVLIKPGTVKAHTKFKAEVYVLSKEEGGRHTPFFSNYRPQFYFRTTDVTGTIALPEGTEMVMPGDNIEMTVELIAPIAIEDGTRFSIREGGRTVGSGVVATIVE; encoded by the coding sequence ATGGCAAAAGAAAAATTCGACCGCTCCAAATCCCACGTTAACATTGGTACAATTGGACACGTTGACCATGGTAAAACAACATTAACTGCTGCAATCACTACAGTTCTTCACAAGAAGTCTGGTAAAGGTGAAGCACGTGCATACGATTCTATTGATGGTGCTCCAGAAGAGCGTGAGCGTGGTATTACAATCGCGACTGCTCACGTTGAGTACGAAACTGACTCTCGTCACTACGCACACGTAGACTGCCCAGGACACGCTGACTATGTTAAAAACATGATCACTGGAGCAGCACAAATGGATGGCGCTATCCTAGTTGTATCTGCAGCTGATGGCCCAATGCCACAAACTCGTGAGCACATCCTACTTTCTCGTAACGTAGGTGTACCATTCATCGTTGTTTTCTTGAACAAGTGTGACATGGTAGACGACGAAGAGCTTCTTGAATTAGTAGAAATGGAAGTACGTGACCTTCTTTCTGAGTACGACTTCCCTGGAGACGATGTACCTGTCGTTAAAGGTTCTGCTCTTAAAGCTCTTGAAGGCGAAGATGAGTGGGAAGCAAAAATCTTCGAACTTATGGATGCGGTTGATGAATACATCCCAACTCCAGAACGTGACAGCGACAAGCCATTCATGATGCCAGTTGAGGACGTATTCTCAATCACTGGTCGTGGAACAGTTGCTACTGGTCGTGTTGAGCGTGGACAAGTTAAAGTCGGTGACGAAATCGAAATTCTTGGTCTTGCTGAAGAGTCTAAGAAAACGACTGTTACTGGTGTAGAAATGTTCCGTAAGCTTCTTGACTATGCTGAAGCTGGAGATAACATTGGTGCGCTTCTTCGTGGGGTTTCCCGTGAAGATATCGAGCGTGGACAAGTTCTTATCAAGCCAGGAACTGTAAAAGCTCACACTAAGTTTAAAGCTGAAGTTTACGTACTATCTAAAGAAGAAGGTGGACGTCACACTCCATTCTTCTCAAACTACCGTCCTCAGTTCTACTTCCGTACAACTGACGTAACAGGAACTATTGCTCTTCCAGAAGGAACTGAAATGGTTATGCCTGGTGACAACATCGAAATGACTGTTGAACTAATCGCTCCAATTGCGATTGAAGACGGAACTCGTTTCTCTATCCGTGAGGGTGGACGTACTGTAGGTTCTGGTGTAGTTGCAACAATCGTTGAATAA
- a CDS encoding IS256 family transposase has translation MSHFNTENLDLATLLKLSMQDILKEKVEMILREEIKNVLKSEPVGENNARNGYYSRTLDTMYGRIEDMDVPRDRKGDFQTAMFEPYQRRMVAVDELIIQLYQHGVGVRQVGKIMKSLLGDDYSQGTISNITSTVMEDVVAWQKRPLKKRYCALFLDALFVKVRRDTVGKEAVYIVLGITPEGHREILGFYVGGIETSNGWREILDDLRERGVEEVLLGVFDGLPGLEEAFRTSFPKADVQRCIVHKVRTTLNKVRKKDQAEFSQDLKEVYSAESYEEAEEAFNIVKGKWKKRYSRELKLWEEELSVLLTFLNYPKSIRKFIYTTNLIERTNKEVRKRLKTMNSLPNIEAAEKIIYLTAADYNERWARRKLAGFNQALEHLQKLFIVRYGSDKIEG, from the coding sequence ATGTCTCATTTTAACACGGAAAACCTGGACCTTGCCACTTTATTGAAGCTGTCCATGCAAGACATTCTGAAAGAAAAGGTAGAAATGATCCTTCGCGAAGAGATTAAAAATGTATTGAAAAGCGAACCTGTCGGGGAAAACAATGCACGGAACGGGTACTACTCACGAACGCTTGATACGATGTATGGCCGTATTGAAGACATGGACGTCCCACGGGACCGAAAAGGAGATTTCCAGACAGCTATGTTTGAACCGTATCAGCGACGAATGGTAGCTGTGGATGAACTGATCATCCAGCTCTATCAACACGGAGTGGGAGTCCGTCAGGTAGGTAAAATCATGAAAAGTCTTCTCGGGGACGACTACTCTCAAGGAACCATTTCAAACATCACTTCCACGGTAATGGAAGACGTGGTCGCCTGGCAAAAGCGCCCCTTGAAAAAGCGCTACTGTGCCCTTTTTCTAGATGCCCTGTTTGTAAAGGTACGCCGTGATACCGTTGGTAAGGAAGCCGTCTATATCGTTCTAGGAATCACGCCAGAAGGCCATCGGGAAATCCTCGGTTTTTACGTAGGGGGTATCGAGACGTCAAATGGTTGGCGTGAAATACTGGATGATTTACGCGAAAGGGGTGTCGAAGAGGTATTACTTGGTGTTTTTGATGGACTTCCTGGACTGGAAGAGGCGTTCCGCACCTCATTTCCAAAGGCGGATGTTCAGCGTTGCATTGTCCACAAAGTAAGAACGACTTTGAATAAAGTCCGCAAAAAGGATCAGGCCGAGTTTAGTCAGGATCTCAAGGAGGTCTATTCTGCCGAATCCTACGAAGAAGCGGAAGAAGCCTTTAACATAGTGAAGGGAAAATGGAAGAAACGATATAGTCGGGAACTGAAACTTTGGGAAGAAGAACTCTCTGTACTGCTTACGTTTCTCAACTATCCAAAATCGATTCGTAAGTTCATCTATACGACGAATCTTATCGAGCGTACAAACAAAGAAGTAAGAAAGCGACTCAAGACTATGAACAGTTTACCAAACATCGAGGCAGCTGAGAAAATCATCTATTTGACGGCCGCTGATTATAACGAGCGTTGGGCTAGAAGGAAACTCGCTGGCTTTAATCAGGCACTTGAGCACCTACAAAAACTGTTTATAGTACGATATGGTTCAGACAAGATTGAGGGATAA
- the rpsJ gene encoding 30S ribosomal protein S10, with translation MAKQKIRIRLKAYDHRILDQSAEKIVDTAKRSGAKVSGPIPLPTEKSIYTILRAVHKYKDSREQFEMRTHKRLIDIIEPTPQTVDSLMRLDLPSGVDIEIKL, from the coding sequence ATGGCAAAGCAAAAGATTCGAATTCGTTTAAAGGCTTATGATCACCGTATTCTTGATCAATCTGCTGAAAAGATTGTCGATACAGCAAAGCGATCTGGTGCGAAGGTATCGGGACCAATCCCATTACCAACTGAAAAGTCGATTTACACAATCTTGCGTGCTGTACACAAGTACAAAGATTCGCGTGAACAGTTTGAAATGCGTACACATAAGCGTTTGATCGACATCATCGAGCCGACGCCACAAACGGTTGATTCACTTATGAGACTGGATCTACCATCTGGTGTTGATATCGAAATCAAGCTCTAA
- the rplC gene encoding 50S ribosomal protein L3, whose protein sequence is MTKGILGRKLGMTQVFAENGEVIPVTVVEAEPNVVLQTKTAENDGYEAIQIGFADKKQSRSNKPASGHAEKANTKPKRYVKEVRGVSMADYEVGQEVKVDIFQEGDVVDVTGTSKGKGFQGVIKRHGQSRGPMSHGSRYHRRPGSMGATDPMRVFKGKKLPGRMGGKRVTVQNLEIVKVDAERNLLMIKGNVPGAKKSYVTVEAGIKAKEAK, encoded by the coding sequence ATGACCAAAGGAATCTTAGGTAGAAAACTAGGTATGACTCAAGTTTTTGCTGAAAATGGTGAGGTAATTCCAGTAACAGTGGTGGAAGCTGAACCGAACGTTGTTCTTCAAACGAAGACAGCTGAAAATGACGGGTACGAAGCGATCCAAATCGGATTTGCCGATAAGAAACAATCCCGTAGTAACAAACCTGCAAGTGGTCATGCTGAAAAAGCAAATACAAAGCCTAAGCGCTACGTAAAGGAAGTTCGCGGTGTGAGTATGGCGGACTATGAAGTTGGTCAGGAAGTCAAAGTTGATATATTCCAGGAAGGCGACGTTGTCGACGTAACTGGAACATCAAAAGGTAAAGGATTCCAGGGTGTAATTAAGCGGCACGGACAATCTCGCGGACCAATGAGTCACGGTTCACGTTACCACCGTCGTCCTGGTTCCATGGGTGCAACTGACCCGATGCGCGTATTTAAAGGGAAAAAACTACCTGGACGTATGGGTGGCAAGCGCGTAACTGTGCAAAACCTTGAAATTGTCAAAGTTGACGCTGAGCGTAACTTGCTGATGATCAAAGGTAATGTACCTGGTGCAAAAAAGAGCTACGTTACAGTAGAAGCTGGTATTAAGGCTAAAGAAGCTAAGTAA